TTCGTGTATTACGGCGGTTACTACCCTGAAATGGGGCAGATCCTGCGCCAGGCACGCGCGGTAGGCCTGAAAACCCAGTTTATGGGTCCGGAAGGCGTGGGTAACGCTTCCCTGTCCAACATTGCTGGCCCTGCTGGCGAAGGGATGCTGGTGACCATGCCTAAGCGCTATGACCAGGATCCTGCCAACAAGGCCGTTGTGGAAGAACTCAAAGCGGCGAAGAAAGACCCAAGCGGCCCGTACGTCTGGATCACCTACGCTGCCGTGCAGTCTCTGGCAACTGCTATGGAGCGCTCCGGCAGCAAAGATCCTGCTGCGCTGGTGAAAGATTTAAAAGCACACGGTGCGAACACCGTTATTGGGCCGCTGAACTGGGATGAGAAAGGCGATCTGAAAGGATTTGAGTTTGGTGTCTTCCAGTGGCACGCCGATGGGTCGTCCTCCGTGGCGAAATAAGGCGAAGGCTGAATAGTCATCCCACCCCCGGCCTATGCTGGGGGTTTTTAAAAGGTTAAGTTATGTCCGAGCAGTTTCTCTACTTCCTGCAGCAGATGTTTAACGGCGTCACGCTGGGCAGTACCTATGCGCTGATCGCCATCGGCTATACGATGGTGTACGGCATTATCGGCATGATCAACTTCGCCCACGGCGAAGTGTATATGATCGGCAGCTACGTCTCTTTCATGATCATCGCCGCGCTAATGATGCTCGGAATTGATGTGGGCTGGATGCTCGTCGGTGCAGGTTTTATCGGCGCCATTATCATCGCCAGCGCCTATGGCTGGAGCATTGAGCGCGTCGCCTACAAGCCGGTGCGTAATTCCAAGCGCCTGATCGCGCTGATTTCCGCCATCGGGATGTCCATCTTCCTGCAAAACTACGTCAGCCTGACTGAAGGTTCGCGCGACATTGCGCTGCCAAGCCTCTTTAACGGCCAGTGGATTGTGGGGGCGAGCGATAACTTCACCGCCACCATCACCACCATGCAGCTGGTTATCTGGGTGGTGACCTTCCTCGCCATGCTGGCGCTGACGTTGTTCATTCGCTATTCCCGCATGGGGCGCGCCTGCCGCGCCTGTGCTGAAGACCTGAAAATGGCCAGCCTGCTGGGTATTAACACCGACCGCGTTATC
This region of Cedecea lapagei genomic DNA includes:
- the livH gene encoding high-affinity branched-chain amino acid ABC transporter permease LivH, with product MSEQFLYFLQQMFNGVTLGSTYALIAIGYTMVYGIIGMINFAHGEVYMIGSYVSFMIIAALMMLGIDVGWMLVGAGFIGAIIIASAYGWSIERVAYKPVRNSKRLIALISAIGMSIFLQNYVSLTEGSRDIALPSLFNGQWIVGASDNFTATITTMQLVIWVVTFLAMLALTLFIRYSRMGRACRACAEDLKMASLLGINTDRVISLTFVIGAAMAAVAGVLLGQFYGVINPYIGFMAGMKAFTAAVLGGIGSIPGAMIGGLILGVAEALTSAYLSTEYKDVVSFALLIVVLLVMPTGILGRPEVEKV